A genomic window from Silene latifolia isolate original U9 population chromosome Y, ASM4854445v1, whole genome shotgun sequence includes:
- the LOC141629200 gene encoding uncharacterized protein LOC141629200, which translates to MNKQLEIKRFLNQNNIGLFGLLETKIRGSNWLKVKNVMCDDWAIATNSSYHKGGRIWIIWQPSQVVVTVQHVTAQLIHAKVFDKTRDCHFLFTLVYGFNKDKERESLWESLVSIGKGIDSSWMVCGDFNSLMHLNERIGGAQVQWHDVLPMKQMAVRCDLTELKSIGSFFTWNNKHENGSKVYSKIDRVLINTEW; encoded by the coding sequence ATGAATAAACAGCTAGAAATAAAGAGGTTTCTTAACCAGAATAACATAGGGCTTTTTGGCCTGCTAGAAACCAAAATAAGAGGTAGTAACTGGTTAAAAGTTAAAAATGTTATGTGTGATGATTGGGCTATTGCAACTAATAGTAGCTATCATAAAGGGGGTAGGATTTGGATTATTTGGCAGCCTTCTCAGGTTGTGGTTACTGTGCAGCATGTAACAGCTCAACTGATTCATGCTAAGGTGTTTGACAAAACTAGGGATTGCCATTTCTTGTTCACCCTTGTTTATGGATTTAATAAGGATAAGGAGAGGGAGAGTCTTTGGGAGTCCTTAGTTTCCATTGGGAAAGGAATTGACAGTAGTTGGATGGTGTGTGGGGATTTCAACAGCCTCATGCACCTGAATGAGAGAATAGGTGGAGCTCAGGTACAATGGCATGATGTTCTCCCTATGAAGCAGATGGCAGTGAGGTGTGACTTAACTGAATTAAAGTCTATTGGATCCTTCTTTACATGGAACAACAAACATGAAAATGGGTCCAAAGTTTATAGCAAAATTGATAGAGTTTTGATTAATACTGAATGGTGA